Proteins co-encoded in one Natronorubrum daqingense genomic window:
- the artA gene encoding archaeosortase A, with product MTMSFAFSTAESASVVGLEAASTTPALFSSIGMTDALAWVAIGAFLLALGLEWQGVREPARYLGTGAWFTFGVFWLTMVPYYYADAQSPLQTVLAVVALPLCVYTGYLLWNGRNSLFLLTKAIALMGLIYLPAETIPFVRQWLIETTAAQTHVAMELLGHSPGINEGANGYESRFDFDPDETVTGRTTYIVLACTGLGSMAIFGGLIAAVNAPFKRKAAAFSLSIVVIWFLNLVRNVFIGLASPWGWFQQEWLVSFMTTYMGAQPDRVSYLVAHNYISQVLAVVALVGITYVLVKILPEILAPLEEVLFVLTGTEYDLFEALGKSDARPDHRYSSQ from the coding sequence ATGACTATGTCGTTCGCTTTTTCGACGGCCGAATCTGCGTCGGTCGTCGGCCTCGAGGCTGCAAGCACGACGCCAGCGCTCTTCTCGTCGATTGGGATGACGGACGCACTGGCGTGGGTTGCAATCGGCGCGTTTCTCCTCGCCTTGGGTCTCGAGTGGCAGGGTGTCCGAGAACCGGCGCGCTATCTGGGGACGGGTGCGTGGTTCACCTTCGGCGTGTTCTGGCTCACGATGGTGCCGTACTACTACGCTGACGCCCAGAGTCCGTTGCAGACCGTTCTCGCAGTCGTCGCGCTGCCGTTGTGTGTCTACACCGGCTACCTCCTCTGGAACGGACGGAATTCGCTGTTCCTCCTGACGAAAGCGATCGCCCTGATGGGGCTGATCTATCTGCCGGCGGAAACGATCCCGTTCGTTCGCCAGTGGCTGATCGAGACGACGGCGGCCCAGACGCACGTCGCGATGGAACTCCTCGGCCACAGTCCGGGCATCAACGAAGGAGCGAACGGCTACGAGAGTCGTTTCGACTTCGATCCCGACGAAACGGTGACCGGTCGGACGACGTACATCGTCCTCGCGTGTACGGGCCTCGGTAGCATGGCGATCTTCGGTGGCCTCATCGCTGCCGTGAACGCACCGTTCAAACGCAAAGCGGCGGCGTTCTCGCTTTCTATCGTCGTCATCTGGTTCCTCAACCTCGTTCGCAACGTCTTCATCGGACTCGCCTCGCCGTGGGGCTGGTTCCAACAAGAGTGGCTCGTCTCGTTCATGACGACGTACATGGGCGCACAGCCCGACCGCGTCTCGTATCTGGTCGCCCACAACTACATCTCGCAGGTGCTCGCTGTCGTCGCTCTCGTCGGAATCACGTACGTCCTCGTCAAGATTCTCCCCGAGATCCTCGCGCCACTCGAGGAAGTCCTCTTCGTCCTCACGGGCACCGAGTACGACCTCTTCGAGGCGCTCGGCAAATCCGACGCCCGTCCGGATCACCGCTACTCCTCACAGTGA
- a CDS encoding metallophosphoesterase: MTATPSLSLSDRALFVPAADTLVIADIHLGRAADSSVDAPIDDGLAVRDALESLLARTEPATVVVAGDLLHSFQTIPRGVERDLAALEEAINDAGASLVVTLGNHDSMLESVFDGETASEYRLADGETVVCHGHERPETEAARYVVGHDHPALSVEGRKLPCFLYGPNVYDGADVMMVPAFTPLAAGATVNGMYARDFQSPLISNVDRFHPGVWDDSSDEPLWFPPLGECRRLL; encoded by the coding sequence GTGACCGCGACTCCCTCCCTCTCGCTTTCCGATCGCGCGCTCTTCGTTCCCGCAGCCGACACGCTCGTGATCGCCGACATACACCTCGGTCGGGCCGCCGACTCGAGCGTCGACGCGCCCATCGACGACGGACTGGCCGTCCGCGACGCGCTCGAGTCACTCCTCGCTCGCACAGAACCCGCAACGGTCGTCGTCGCCGGTGACCTTCTCCACTCCTTCCAGACGATTCCGCGGGGCGTCGAGCGGGACCTGGCCGCGCTCGAGGAAGCCATCAACGATGCCGGGGCCTCCCTCGTCGTGACGCTGGGGAACCACGACTCGATGCTCGAGTCGGTCTTCGACGGTGAGACCGCGAGCGAGTATCGACTCGCCGACGGCGAGACGGTGGTCTGTCACGGCCACGAACGGCCGGAGACGGAAGCCGCGAGATACGTCGTCGGCCACGATCATCCGGCGCTGTCGGTCGAGGGTCGCAAACTGCCGTGTTTCCTCTACGGACCGAACGTTTACGACGGTGCCGACGTGATGATGGTGCCCGCGTTCACTCCCCTCGCAGCCGGTGCGACGGTCAACGGAATGTACGCGCGCGACTTTCAGTCGCCGCTGATTTCGAACGTGGATCGGTTTCATCCCGGCGTCTGGGACGACTCGAGCGACGAACCGTTGTGGTTCCCGCCGCTCGGTGAGTGTCGGCGATTACTTTGA
- a CDS encoding DUF7839 domain-containing protein gives MVDVLDNKRAATRFRILVQIAERQPAVSQGEIAEEVGVTSQAVSEYIRELVDDDLVEKEGRSRYRVTPEGVDWLFRAADDVRRFADHVTGDVLGAMSEAAYIATDAIEEGETVTLSVQNGLLHASPSDDGPATGVATTDADAGTDVGVTSFEGVMDLSPGSVTVLQVPAVRSGGSEAVDSSVIADHCESSDLVVAAGVEAVVACRQVDADPTVAFAAAEVASEGAERGLEVTTVATTDEVGRVTDTLRDSDISYEVLEI, from the coding sequence ATGGTCGACGTCCTCGATAACAAGCGGGCTGCAACGCGCTTTCGGATCCTCGTCCAGATCGCAGAGCGCCAGCCCGCCGTCAGTCAGGGTGAGATCGCCGAGGAGGTCGGCGTGACGAGTCAGGCAGTCAGCGAGTACATCCGCGAACTCGTCGACGACGACCTCGTCGAGAAAGAGGGACGCTCGCGCTATCGCGTCACTCCGGAGGGGGTCGACTGGCTGTTTCGGGCCGCAGACGACGTCCGTCGATTCGCAGATCACGTCACGGGCGACGTCCTCGGTGCGATGAGCGAGGCGGCGTACATCGCCACCGATGCTATCGAGGAAGGCGAAACCGTCACCCTCTCGGTGCAAAACGGATTGTTACACGCGAGTCCCAGCGATGACGGGCCGGCGACTGGCGTGGCGACCACTGACGCCGACGCGGGAACCGACGTCGGTGTCACGAGTTTCGAGGGCGTCATGGATCTCTCACCCGGTTCGGTGACCGTTTTGCAGGTCCCTGCGGTCAGATCCGGGGGCAGTGAAGCCGTCGACTCGTCGGTTATCGCCGACCACTGTGAGTCGTCCGACCTCGTCGTCGCTGCCGGTGTCGAAGCCGTCGTCGCCTGTCGACAGGTCGACGCCGACCCGACGGTCGCCTTCGCCGCCGCCGAAGTCGCCTCGGAAGGTGCCGAACGCGGCCTCGAGGTGACGACAGTCGCGACGACCGACGAAGTCGGGCGAGTCACCGATACGCTTCGAGATTCCGATATTTCCTACGAAGTACTCGAGATCTAA